In Georgenia soli, a genomic segment contains:
- a CDS encoding FG-GAP repeat domain-containing protein, translating to MKHHAAPRPVRTSLGAALATLAVVLTLAAPAGAFRGGDVDDPARRNPVTNGETGKTYLLNNGWDTAHDTTAVVGNHYDRTYTGDFDGDGRDTVVYRRGTTYALGRCTQTYGRVNDETLVGDWDGDGTDTLALHRGNTILLTNTACSSRAERTLTYGRPGDVVLVGDWDGDGKDTFAVRRGNTLYIKNRLTGAPEITLTYGRTGDTLLVGDWNGDGKDTFAIRRGTTYYLRNTLSTGPAHHTATYGRSTDAVVVGDWDGDHKDTLGVRRRDPVPTPRNRPEQIAARYGMSVRYAAADNLCGSGKVGCFGPALPYIWVSMTNKGEPRTAARIESTAWHESGHSLQYKACGTMKLPRVEQVADAIADRIRGARTRSVGVTADDQRKAATIVAGQCPY from the coding sequence ATGAAGCACCACGCCGCACCACGACCGGTGCGCACGAGCCTCGGCGCCGCCCTCGCCACGCTCGCCGTCGTCCTCACGCTCGCCGCCCCCGCCGGCGCCTTCCGCGGCGGCGACGTCGACGACCCCGCCCGCCGCAACCCCGTCACCAACGGCGAGACCGGCAAGACCTACCTGCTCAACAACGGCTGGGACACCGCGCACGACACCACCGCCGTCGTCGGCAACCACTACGACCGCACCTACACCGGCGACTTCGACGGCGACGGCCGCGACACCGTCGTCTACCGCCGCGGCACCACCTACGCCCTCGGCCGGTGCACGCAGACCTACGGCCGCGTCAACGACGAGACCCTCGTCGGTGACTGGGACGGCGACGGCACCGACACCCTCGCGCTCCACCGCGGCAACACGATCCTCCTGACCAACACCGCCTGCTCGTCCCGGGCCGAGCGCACCCTCACCTACGGCCGCCCCGGCGACGTCGTCCTCGTCGGCGACTGGGACGGCGACGGCAAGGACACCTTCGCCGTCCGCCGCGGCAACACCCTCTACATCAAGAACCGTCTCACCGGCGCCCCGGAGATCACCCTCACCTACGGCCGGACAGGCGACACCCTCCTCGTCGGGGACTGGAACGGCGACGGCAAGGACACCTTCGCCATCCGCCGGGGCACCACCTACTATCTCCGCAACACCCTGAGCACCGGCCCCGCCCACCACACCGCCACCTACGGCCGCAGCACCGACGCCGTCGTCGTCGGCGACTGGGACGGCGACCATAAGGACACCCTCGGCGTGCGCCGCCGCGATCCCGTCCCGACGCCGCGGAACCGGCCCGAGCAGATCGCCGCGAGGTACGGCATGTCGGTGCGCTACGCCGCCGCGGACAACCTGTGCGGCTCCGGGAAGGTGGGGTGCTTCGGGCCGGCGCTGCCCTACATCTGGGTCTCGATGACGAACAAGGGTGAGCCGCGGACCGCCGCGCGCATCGAGTCGACGGCGTGGCACGAGTCCGGCCACTCGCTGCAGTACAAGGCGTGCGGCACGATGAAGCTGCCCCGGGTGGAGCAGGTCGCCGACGCGATCGCCGACCGGATCCGGGGTGCGAGGACCCGCTCGGTGGGGGTCACGGCAGATGACCAGCGGAAGGCTGCAACCATCGTCGCCGGGCAGTGCCCGTACTGA
- a CDS encoding low molecular weight phosphatase family protein — MAYRSGENFTILTVCTGNICRSPAVEHLLRAAFGATSGVTVESAGTGALVGEPVHGPMADLLRGVDVEPDGFAARRVTEQMLRGADLVLPLTRDHRAQVVDIAPAVVRRTFTLREFARLASQVDRDQLEARAGGPTATPASRLDALIPMAAAHRAAVDPALDDVVDPYRRELSVYQESFDQLLPAVRTIAQIALRL, encoded by the coding sequence ATGGCATACCGCTCGGGCGAGAACTTCACGATCCTCACGGTGTGCACCGGCAACATCTGCCGCTCCCCCGCCGTCGAGCACCTGCTCCGGGCGGCGTTCGGCGCCACGAGCGGGGTGACGGTCGAGAGCGCAGGCACCGGTGCGCTGGTCGGGGAGCCGGTGCACGGGCCGATGGCGGACCTGCTGCGCGGCGTGGACGTGGAGCCGGACGGCTTCGCCGCCCGCCGGGTCACCGAGCAGATGCTCCGCGGCGCGGACCTCGTGCTCCCGCTCACCCGGGACCACCGTGCGCAGGTGGTCGACATCGCCCCGGCGGTGGTGCGCCGGACCTTCACGCTGCGGGAGTTCGCGCGCCTGGCGTCGCAGGTGGACCGCGACCAGCTCGAGGCGAGGGCGGGCGGGCCGACGGCGACCCCCGCGTCCCGGCTCGACGCCCTCATCCCGATGGCCGCCGCGCACCGCGCCGCCGTCGACCCGGCGCTGGACGACGTCGTCGACCCGTACCGGCGCGAGCTGTCGGTCTACCAGGAGTCCTTCGACCAGCTGCTGCCCGCGGTGCGGACGATCGCCCAGATCGCCCTGCGTCTCTGA